A genomic stretch from Polyangium spumosum includes:
- a CDS encoding RNA polymerase sigma factor, whose amino-acid sequence MPIHDDRAEARTPPETRRGPKGSRSALANLPDAQLVGLGAEGDVQALEILYRRHAAFAINLATRIEGSPRDVEDIVHDAFLRAFERLRDLTDRAAFKGWLGSIVVHAVRSRMRRGKLLNLLGLGRASEPVDLDAIASPEASPHVRAQLAQIYALLRTLPTDERIAWTLRCIEGHELEAVANLTSCSLATVKRRITRAQRFLDEHFVDPTGKDEPVSKEVDQ is encoded by the coding sequence ATGCCGATCCACGACGATCGCGCCGAAGCCCGAACGCCGCCCGAGACCAGGCGAGGCCCCAAAGGCAGCCGCTCGGCGCTCGCGAACCTGCCGGACGCGCAGCTCGTCGGCCTCGGCGCGGAGGGCGACGTGCAGGCCCTCGAGATCCTCTACCGGCGCCACGCGGCCTTCGCGATCAACCTCGCCACGCGGATCGAGGGCTCGCCGCGCGACGTGGAGGACATCGTCCATGACGCGTTCCTCCGCGCCTTCGAGCGCCTGCGTGATCTCACCGATCGCGCCGCCTTCAAGGGCTGGCTCGGCTCCATCGTGGTGCACGCGGTGCGCTCGCGCATGCGCCGCGGCAAGCTCCTGAACCTCCTCGGCCTCGGACGCGCGAGCGAGCCCGTCGACCTCGACGCGATCGCCAGCCCCGAGGCCTCGCCGCACGTGCGCGCGCAGCTCGCCCAGATCTACGCGCTGCTGCGCACGCTCCCCACGGACGAGCGCATCGCCTGGACGCTCCGCTGCATCGAAGGGCACGAGCTCGAGGCCGTCGCGAACCTCACGAGCTGCTCGCTCGCCACCGTGAAACGTCGTATCACGCGCGCGCAGCGTTTCCTCGACGAACACTTCGTCGACCCGACCGGCAAGGATGAACCGGTGAGCAAAGAGGTGGACCAATGA